A region from the Alosa alosa isolate M-15738 ecotype Scorff River chromosome 7, AALO_Geno_1.1, whole genome shotgun sequence genome encodes:
- the LOC125297062 gene encoding uncharacterized protein LOC125297062, whose protein sequence is MEFSNFLLEQDPAAQFDQRAITVEETMYHIVSFDDFDEVEVVPATWVNGGVCRWPPYKGEGLQRAIKNFQEPDNTWALYNVCVLYTDNYHEARKRLPLAEQQTDLQSEAEIDAGRPQKRKIKRNRHFDVYESDDEEVAPKRSMLPKPPQIPSPSRFRRYIISPQSDQVGFSEIGNNEISNNHHVTTLGSTLHQAIDAVNLTEVANGEVDTGPALNQGQIREVQAAPEAPRQRLKNSSVCGQLCGSLLHDMLVKQEIIIEQQKNIVRMVQDLHAAFASATDGSNVTQGTVYTRHSAYFPLKGPDDLMVLERDLQSVLELKKDLTLLLGLAGGATLRETVWRVLQREPMNFLRRSPGGG, encoded by the exons GAAACTATGTATCACATTGTCAGCTTTGATGATTTTGATGAGGTTGAGGTGGTGCCAGCGACCTGGGTCAATGGGGGAGTCTGTCGGTGGCCCCCTTATAAAGGAGAAGGGTTGCAGAGGGCCATAAAGAACTTTCAGGAGCCAGACAACACCTGGGCCCTGTATAATGTCTGTGTGCTATACacag ATAATTATCACGAGGCGAGGAAAAGGTTGCCACTCGCAGAGCAACAGACTGATCTTCAGTCAGAGGCAGAGATTGATGCTGGACgaccccaaaaaagaaaaatcaa GCGGAATCGGCACTTCGATGTATATGAGAGTGACGATGAAGAGGTGGCACCCAAGAGGAGCATGCTACCAAAGCCCCCTCAGATACCATCACCATCACGTTTCCGGCGATACATTATCAGCCCACAATCAGACCAAGTGGGGTTCTCGGAGATTGGAAACAACGAGATCTCAAATAACCAT CATGTAACAACCCTTGGGTCAACATTGCACCAGGCCATTGATGCAGTTAATTTAACTGAGGTAGCCAATGGTGAAGTTGACACAGGGCCAGCTTTAAACCAGGGCCAGATTAGGGAGGTTCAAGCAGCTCCAGAGGCCCCAAGACAACGCCTGAAAAATTCATCTGTCTGTGGACAATTATGTGGAT CTTTGCTGCATGACATGCTGGTGAAGCAGGAAATAATAATAGAGCagcagaaaaatatagtgagaatgGTGCAGGACCTACATGCTGCCTTTGCCTCTGCTACCGACGGCTCCAATGTTACACAGGGGACAGTGTACACTAGGCACAGTGCTTATTTTCCATTAAAGGGCCCAGATGATTTAATGGTTCTGGAAAGAGACCTTCAGTCTGTTCTGGAACTGAAGAAGGATTTA ACTCTTTTGCTTGGACTAGCAGGGGGTGCCACCTTAAGAGAAACTGTTTGGAGGGTTTTACAAAGGGAACCAATGAATTTTCTCAGAAGGTCACCTGGAGGGGGTTGA